A portion of the Myxococcota bacterium genome contains these proteins:
- a CDS encoding enoyl-CoA hydratase-related protein, which yields MPVRLERPAEHPHVALVTLDRPERANALDPAMLSQLAGAWREIAADSELRCALVTGAGERVFCSGMDMRATIPVAQALARGEKIAPADFEGLRSVSTALLAGFDLGVPLVAAVNGHARAGGFDLLLACEIRVAVPEATFALEEVALGLYPTGNATVLLPRQIGWAHAHELLLGAKPISAARAAEIGFLNRVTPRESLLDTAFELADAIAANAPLAVRATRRGVRELLALPLDQAYRRQEELGRPLRATEDAREAQRAFVEKRKPAWKGR from the coding sequence ATGCCGGTCCGGCTCGAGCGACCGGCCGAGCACCCGCACGTGGCGCTGGTCACCTTGGACCGGCCGGAGCGCGCCAACGCACTCGATCCAGCCATGCTCTCGCAGCTCGCCGGCGCGTGGCGCGAGATCGCGGCCGACTCCGAGCTGCGCTGCGCGCTGGTGACCGGCGCGGGCGAGCGCGTGTTCTGCTCGGGCATGGACATGCGCGCGACCATCCCGGTCGCGCAGGCGTTGGCGCGCGGCGAGAAGATCGCGCCGGCGGACTTCGAGGGCCTGCGCTCGGTGTCGACCGCGCTGCTCGCGGGCTTCGACCTCGGCGTGCCGCTGGTCGCGGCCGTGAACGGTCACGCGCGCGCCGGCGGCTTCGACCTCCTGCTGGCGTGCGAGATCCGGGTCGCGGTACCCGAGGCCACGTTCGCGCTGGAGGAGGTCGCTCTCGGGCTGTACCCGACCGGGAACGCCACGGTGCTCCTGCCGCGCCAGATCGGCTGGGCGCACGCGCACGAGCTCTTGCTCGGGGCAAAGCCGATCTCGGCCGCGCGCGCCGCGGAGATCGGCTTCCTGAACCGCGTGACTCCCCGCGAGTCACTGCTCGACACGGCCTTCGAGCTGGCCGATGCGATCGCCGCGAACGCGCCGCTGGCCGTGCGCGCCACGCGCCGCGGCGTGCGCGAGCTCCTGGCCCTGCCGCTCGACCAGGCCTATCGCCGCCAGGAAGAGCTGGGCCGGCCGCTGCGCGCCACCGAAGACGCGCGCGAGGCGCAGCGCGCGTTCGTCGAGAAGCGCAAGCCCGCCTGGAAGGGGCGCTGA
- a CDS encoding GNAT family acetyltransferase: MRIRAFADSDEERVVALWLHCGLVRPWNDPRKDIARKKRVQRELFLVAEEGGEIVGSVMAGYDGHRGWVNYLAVHESLRRGGLGRALMAEVETRLRASGCPKLNLQVRNDNAAALGFYERLGFQRDEAVSLGKRLESDER; this comes from the coding sequence ATGCGGATCCGCGCGTTCGCGGACTCGGACGAAGAACGGGTGGTGGCACTCTGGCTACACTGCGGGCTGGTGCGGCCCTGGAACGACCCGCGCAAGGACATCGCGCGCAAGAAGCGCGTGCAGCGGGAGCTGTTTCTCGTGGCCGAGGAGGGCGGCGAGATCGTGGGCTCGGTCATGGCCGGCTACGACGGTCACCGCGGCTGGGTGAACTATCTCGCGGTGCACGAGTCATTGCGGCGGGGCGGGCTGGGGCGCGCGCTGATGGCCGAGGTGGAGACGCGGCTGCGCGCGTCGGGCTGCCCGAAGCTCAATCTGCAGGTCCGGAACGACAACGCTGCGGCGCTGGGCTTCTACGAGCGGCTCGGCTTCCAACGCGACGAGGCCGTGAGTCTGGGCAAGAGACTCGAGAGCGACGAGCGCTGA